The Phaseolus vulgaris cultivar G19833 chromosome 10, P. vulgaris v2.0, whole genome shotgun sequence DNA window TTTGCTGCTCTTCTAAGAGATGTCAAGGTATTGAAAGTGTATTTATCAAAGTTATTGATGATATTGTGAACCAGACTAACTTTGCTATTTACAAAAGATGAGAAGCTTTGGTATTAATTTCATGCCTCTTTTCtctcaaacaaataaaaaagctATATCATTATGGTAAAATAGATGCATTTAATGTTAACCAGTGAAATGTCATTTTGTTTCTAAACAAGTTGGGCTGAGCTTGAAAAACAGCTAAAGTTGACAATGTTATGTTTTATTTTCCTATCCAGCAGTGGCATAAGAAACATTTAATCTTCTCTGTTTATTCTGTGTTGGTAATTTCAGAATGCACCAGattgttctttcttcttgcttcATCCTTGTGCCCACAATCCAACTGGTGTTGACCCTACTCAGGAACAATGGAGAGAAATATCATACCAATTTAAGGTGAAAATGAGACATGAGATGCTTCAGTATAGCTTTGTACTATAAATCTAAATCAATTATAATATTCTAACGTTAATTATCTTCCAGGTAAAAAATCATTTCCCCTTCTTTGACATGGCTtatcaaggattttctagtggGGATCTTGACAAGGATGCCATGGCACTTCGAATTTTCCTTGAAGACGGGCATTTGATAGGATGTTCTCAATCATTTTCAAAGAACATGGGATTATCCGAACATAAAGTTGGTTGTCTTAGGTAAGAAAAGTCCTGTACACTAGTGATTAGATATTTAGAGGCATAGCATGTGCTATGACATGCAAAATAGAAATTAGATGTTAAATATGTTTCCTAGTGCATTTTTGAGGCAAGGATCAAGTACATGATATTATGATAATATGACATGAAGCTCATCTTTGTAATAATGTTTCGTAACATTTTACTGTTTTACTTTTCACGTTCTTATCAGCTTTACTAATCTACATTAAAATCTATAATAGTGTTTTGTGCCAGAATATAAAGCAAGTAGCTGCACTTAAAAGTCAACTGCAGTTGATGTCCCATGCAATGTATAGCAGCATTCCTTTTCATGGTATTTCACTAGTTGCTAAGATATTAAGCGACCCTGATGTAGAAGCACTTTGGAGGAAAGAAATAAAGGTAATATTCATCTTCTTGACtactttttttaacttttcttttctaaacTAATTCAGGATCTAATCACATTTTTTGGCAATGCCGTTTGAAGGTCATGGCTAATCGGATTGAAACTATGCGAACTACCCTTCGACAATATCTTGAGAACTTGGAATCATCTTTCAATTGGGAGCATATAACTTCTCAGGTTTTGGATGCTTTTTAGTTACCTTATCCTTAATAAATCATGTTATAACTTTAGCTCACAGTTGTACACTTCGATGTAAACACAAATGCAGGTTGGCATGTTCTGTTTTTCTGGATTAACCCCTGATCAGGTTAAACAGCTGGAGAAGCTGTTCCATATATACATGACCCCTGATGGAAGAATAAGGTATTCATTAAAGGATATACTAAAATTCAAGCGTAGTTACTATAATTAAAGTGTCAAattgttttctcttcatttcttaatttgataattttgaCTGCACTAGAGAATATTCTTCCTACATAACTCCTTGGTGATACTTGCAGCATGGCAGGTGTGACCACGAGCAATGTGGCTTATTTGGCAAATGCAATACACCAGGTGACAAGAATGGATGAAGAAGCACTAAGCTCATGTTACGTTTAGAACTAACAGTCCTTCTCCACCTCATTCTAATCATAGGATATACACAAACCCCTTTTTCTTCTGTAATTCTCTATATATACCTGGCATACACAACATGCCGATTTGGTGAAAATACTCAAGTCAACATTTTTGGACTATGTGTTGATTactgtaaaaaaattaattt harbors:
- the LOC137818659 gene encoding aspartate aminotransferase, mitochondrial-like, yielding MWRYINGRMSRRFLSTSCSSARGWWDHVRPAPKDPIVSVNEAFLSDPFPHKINLGMGTYRGDDGKPFIPQSVRDAEIKIQRCKLEELNSSAVRTKFVQECVKLAYGNDSYVVREGLFAGVPTLSGTSACRLFAEFQRHFYPDSQMHLPDPTWSNHHNIWRQAEIPVKTFHYYHPDTRGLDFAALLRDVKNAPDCSFFLLHPCAHNPTGVDPTQEQWREISYQFKVKNHFPFFDMAYQGFSSGDLDKDAMALRIFLEDGHLIGCSQSFSKNMGLSEHKVGCLSVLCQNIKQVAALKSQLQLMSHAMYSSIPFHGISLVAKILSDPDVEALWRKEIKVMANRIETMRTTLRQYLENLESSFNWEHITSQVGMFCFSGLTPDQVKQLEKLFHIYMTPDGRISMAGVTTSNVAYLANAIHQVTRMDEEALSSCYV